The sequence CTGGctgtgtactgaaagactgtgctgcacagctgacagatgtcctaacagatatcttcaacacctcgctgagccaggcagtcgtccccacatgtctcaaatctaCAGCCATCATACCAGTAtcaaaaaaatcacctgtgtcctgtctaaatgactaccattccatagcactgactccaatcatgatgaagtgctttgagaggttagtcatgcacaacatcaaaaccagcctccccaacacacttgatTCACTCCAatttgcataccgtccaaaccgttctacagacgatgcaatttcctccaccctccacctggctcttacccacctagaaaataaagacttctatgtcagaatgctgttcatcgacttcagctcaacattcaacacaataatcccacaacagctcattaataaatttaacctgctgggccttaacagttccctctgtaattggaatctggactttctaactggaagaccgtCAGTCCGTGTCGGtcacaacacctcgagcactaccacactgagcacaggtgccccacaaggctgtgtgctcagcccactgctcttcacgctgctgacccacgattgcactgccaagttcagctccaaccacatcatcaagtttgcggatgacacaactgtggtactgtaggtctcatcagcaacagcgatgaaacatACTatagagaggaagtggcacagctggctgaatggtgtggcactaacaacctgtccctcaatgtggagaagacaaaggaggttgtgatggacttcaggagaaactctgttgaccaccccccactggcCATCGACAGcgcaactgtggagagagtcagcagcactaaattcttgggggtgcacatcacagaggatctcacctggtccaccaacaccatgtcactctccaagaaggcaactacactttctccgctggctgaaaagagcaagtctccctccacccatcctcaccacattctacagaggaaccatagagagcgtgctgaccagctgcatcactgtctgatatgggaactgtagtgcagcagaccgcaagaccctccagcagaCAGTGAACACCGCTGCAAAGAACATCTGTATcatgaaggaccccacccattcctcccacagtctcttctagcttctaccatcaggaagacagttccggagcatcagagcctgctccgccagactgctcaacagctttttcccccaggctgtgagagccctgaactcaaaccACCCCACCCTCCTCTGAAGCCCCACACAAACCCCATACCTCCTGAAACATGAACCATCTCACCAGTATactattatgtgaagcattcgtatagtctgtattttttagcatatataggtaaacatttatatatagtatatttatagtcaaaatctgtcagtaggttagttgtgtataggtttatactgttttacttcattgttttatgtctgtatttatgtagcaccgtggtcctgtgaggcacatttcgttccactgtatgtccacacatgtagcggaatgacaataaagctcaacttgaacttgaacttgacttGAAAATGAGGATTTGTTAAGAATGTTGGAGGACTTCCAAGatgagactggttttcctttgcttcttttgatcctgtaaacaaatgctggttttcacgagactctcCGGCATgcatgcgcaacgctgacctcatacgtcatgctcctggaactgcttctgtgtacaactgttggcgcaagctagattaaagtgattattacgttttgaatatggatatttttcttacaaaaatgcaacGAATcgttacaggaggcctttgttcacccaatggagccatgtgagacttttttttttttggtttgttttaatggaagggtgctttttatttcacttgttttggactgaagcaatgatGCAACACCTGCTGATTGCAATGATAGAgattgaaagatcaaagacaattattaatataactccaactggattcgtctgaaagtagaaagtcatatacacctagcatgcttcgggggtgagtaaaatgcagcctaattttcattttgggtgaaataaccctttaagccatcttcaagaaacggcTACAGACACATCTCTTCCTTCTACACTTgaacctctaacactagcactccctattctatttatattctatctacttttttatttaaaaaagacccTCTATCTCTAGTGTTCCCTATTcttttatattctgtttattctattgtttattttattattattattattattattattattgttacattcTTGATTAATTTTCTGTTCTATCttctagttttctttttattcaatgtaaaataataatagtaataatgattaaaaaataaataaaaaacctatcCTGGAGTAcaccctgccctgcacattttgtatgtctccctcatctatcacacctgattcaactcatcagctcattagtggagactgcaagacctgaagtgggtgtgtcagatatagggagacatataAATCGTGCAGTGCTGGGAGTACTTCATGGAAAGTTTTGAGAACCCCTGTGTTAGACTAACTGGGACTGGGACTCACACCACttacataatattgctttttttgttcatttgattgcttctgttgtcattatttggataaaagcacctgctacatgactaaatgtaaatctatGTAAATgtgatgtgctaaaatatatagattaaaatgtatttaaacaaaatgaatgatATAGAATACACTGCATTTTAGATTGCTTATTTTGCTCAATTCACAGAGAGCTAGTTCCAGCTTACACAACTTCAcagtttaaatgaacatttgaGAACCGGTGTTTcagaaaacactgaatcatttaacTGTGTTGGTATGGAACTTCCAACCATAGTTGGTTAACAGTGATTTTTGGAAATGCACCTCAGCTCTGATTTGAAAGAAACACAACATTACAACACTTTGTTTGAGGCCACACATGGTCACATCTCTTTCACTGTTTTTCAGAGTCATCGACTGAGTTCATGCAGGAGAAATCCTTCTTCTGTCGTATCAGGTCAGACAGACTTGAATCGAGCACACATTTATGTTACTATTACACAAATTTATATAAACTGTTCATAACTGTAAGTGCAATAGTATCATTTCACACTACCATTTATTTTGTTGCTATCTTACACGTATAGGCATAGTGTGGTAGGTTTGAAGTAGTCACTGGTCAAGTAGTTGACTGTCTGATGCATATTGTATACTCTAGTTGGACAATAACATTTCAGATTGATTGACTGGACTATCaaatcttttaaagattttttttttgtttgttttgttttctttgaagtaCTTAGTAACTAGTAAACTGGATATCTGGAGCCCCTAAACGTCAtgtgaaaaaaaactgttattgttTACGTCAATCAAATGATTCATATTTAATTGGGCTGTTAAGTTCATGAGCAGTTTAAGTTGTTATGCTGTTAGTCAAACTGGTGATGCAATACTagattttaaattctttaaaatgtgcttttgtaagcttaatttctaaaattattgaATAAGTAGTGGTGGTAAAGAGAAGGAAGGAGATCTGCAGTACTATCCATTCAGGCTGACCCCATATTTAATGAAGGTTCAAGAGTCAGAGCTCTCTGAGGAACATTTCTGCTGCCTCATATTGGCTGAGAGAGTTCACTCTGGATATGAAGGTAATCGCACACAGATGCTATTGCCCCCAAGTTTTTACCTTTCAAGCTGTTATGATAACTAAATAGGTTGTCTTGATATCTatcgatctaaaaaaaaaaaataaatatatatatatatatatatatatatatatatatattatttttttttattttttttttttttctaatttgcaGCACCAAGAATTCCACCTGATAAGAGAATCTTCACCACAACACACACGCCTAACTGTGTGTTTCAAGATGTTGATGAAAGGTTTGTGTCTGTGAacagtgttaaaggggtcatatgacattgctaaaaagaacaatattttgtgtaatgaaatgtgtttatgcggtttaaggttcaaaaaacacattatttttcacataatgtacatttattgttgctcctctttgccccgcctttctgaaacgcgtcgatctttacaaagctcatcgttctaacAAAAGAGAGGTGTAcagtgattggccagctatccagtgcgttgtgattggctgaatgactcaagtgtgtgatggaaatgttaccaTACTGTTATGCTGTCTCCCGGCgcaacaggacaaaaacaatgGACCCTTTTTacaagactgtgatgatgcgTTTAACAGTCATCAGTATTGTAAACCCttgaaagtttttcatatttgtatttttttttttttaaatgtgtgtacatttacaacactattctttgtattatatcacctttgcatcaaattacaaaaaaaaaacactaaacgctaatgaacataaaaccatgtctgcatctgtGATCAGAGAtaagacaaacaacaagcgctactctacactgctcaaaactcatgtttgaatcatcagtggcaaattctttaaataggaaaacatacttacaggcttaGAGTCAGAAACGCCAGACTGTaattgcaaagttggaattgccccactttatagaaacagacaccggcattgtaggctactggttcaggaaaccgTCCTCGttctccgtaaaatgcgctgcacacatctgaatttatttgggttgaactgttctggaacagtgttgcaaatacaacttaaccgctgatttctagtcatgtcctcttttggaaggccaaacaaagtaatttcgctttcacaatgaaacacacagcttctccacaacatggtggcggcaacagagagaataagtTATGCcgcctttctttgcatgaacgtttgggcagcattatgcaaatcttccaacattgtgatgtagacatggGCGCGTGTTAGagtgagccgttttaggagggcgtggttgactctctttggatttgagactttagtctttgcaactttacagatcttctttatagaccaagagtttgtaacactccaaacagaaaggaaaaatttaaatcgcatcttatgacccctttaactatgACTGAAGAATACTGCAAATACTGTATTATGCATCATAAGATAATATCTACCTAGTGCACTAGGAGTTTCAAACCTTTCCCTCTAGCATTCAGTTTGGAATATGTTTTTAGAACAAATCTACTTAGACAATCTTTTATCCTTTGTCTAAACGCTGAAACCAAATTTACTTTGGGAACTGAAACTGAATAATATCATCTAAAAGCATATTAATACTTGCATATTTTGCAGGGCGGTGCCTTTGTTAGGATTTCTGCCTCAGGACTTGATTGGGACATCTCTTCTGTTACACCTGCATCCCAGTGACAGACCTATAATGCTGGCAGTGCACCGGAAAAGTAAGTATACAaattcatacacaaacacaattgTTTAGAAGTGtttatgttgttaaaatgttCTAATCCTGGTGTTCCATCAGTGGGGGCCTGAAACTCTGGTCAATCCTCATTTTTACACCATTTTTGTCATGTCTTGTAGCACAAATTCAATATAAAGTAAATTCAATATAAAGTAAAGCTGAGTATCATTATCTACTACTaataaacacaaactaaaactgaaacctaTAACTGGCATTATGCTACCCTCAGCCAATCACATCCAGTATTGTCCTTGCTTTCCTATGTCTCTCTCCCTGCTACAGTTCTGCAGTATGTTGGGCAGCCCTTTGATCACTCCTCGATCCGATTCTGTGTGAGAAATGGAGAATATATTACTCTAGACACAAGCTGGTGTAGCTTTGTAAACCCATGGAGCCGCAAGGTGTCCTTTGTTATTGGACGACACAAAGTTTGCATGTTAGTTTTCACTTTATGTATATATTCTtagtcttttatttaatttagataaaggtagatataatacacatttttattttgttttggtttctgtgTCTATGTGCAGGGGTCCAATAAATGAGGATGTGTTTTCAGCTCCGGCTTTTACAGAGGAAAAGATCATGGATTCAGATATACAGGAAATTACTGAACAGATTGAAAGACTGCTTCTACAGGTGAAATCTCCACATTTTGCAGACATCAAAACACATGCACTGGAGGATGTAAAAGTAGTGCATTTTTAGCAGTTTAAATTTGATCAGGTTTAAAGTTCCACAGATGGCATCACATTCTCCACAAACGTGCTTTAGCATAACGTAGAATTTGTAGTTAATGTTGATATAGTTGACTGTTGCCATAGCTAGTTTCAGTTTAAAGTCTTTTTCAACAATGGAATAGACTGTGTAAGTTTCTGTCTTGTAGCCGGTCCACAGTATGGGGTCTAGCGGTTATGGGAGTCATGGCAGCAGTGGTTCTCATGAGCACCCGCTGAGCATAGCATCCTCTAGTGACAGTAATGGAAATGGAAACACAGCAAACAGTGGGAGCAAGATCAACGGAAATACCAGAAGGGAAGAGGGCAAAAGCAAACCAGTAATTATCCTTCTCAGCATGCACATACTCATTCCAGAACTCACACTCAATAACAGTATTTCCAAAATATccgtattttttatttatttattaattttttatgtaagaACCATCTGTTTTATGCTAATTTTTCATTTAGCCTGTTTATTACAGTGGGGTGTTATTAGGTACACGAAAGTGCTAATATCCTTCAACaaagacaaaattattaataaataacagttgttgtaattattattattatcattattagtattattattatatctatctCCTGAATGCTGTTTTCCTGTGCACTGatgtttaacatatttttttgtttagtacaACAGTACTCAAACCACACCACATCATCTAAAAACTTGTTTTTCAGAGGACATTTCAGGAGATTTGTAAAGGAGTTCACATGATGAAAGCTCAGGAACAGCAAGGCTCCTCTTCAAAAGCAGAACAGAAAAAGTCTTTGGACAGTGAGTATATGTATGTTATTGTGTATGTATAGTACAGCAGGGTATGACAGTGTTACATATTATAGTGTCAATGTGTTAAAATGATTCTGTGTTTGCATATTTACTAAGTGTCTTTAGCAGGGTTCAGGTCTCCTGTTGTAAAGCAGAAAGGACCTGCCTCAATGGAGGAACTCGAGAACCATACAATGTGCTCATACCAGCAAATCAGCTGTCTAGACAGTgtcttcaggtgtgtgtgtgtgtgtgtggaaaacttcacaaaaacaaaaatcttgatCTTTTTCTCTTTGCACTTTTTTTGCTCCCTATGAAAAACACATGATCTGGATAGCAGCTATTGTAATAAGTTCATACCAATTGTGTAAAAACTTGTTAGAACATAGCGACACCTTACTgctttttactaaattaaaacaaatagaaaaaatataatcagATTTACTTaactacatataaataaacatataaaaacatgaaaattatacaaaaagttCAATATTTGTAGTTGttgcaaaaacaaagaaaatcaaatttacatagaaaaagtaGCAGGGGTATTTgtttccatttacatttaatgCACAGATTTATTCTGACATATACTATCAGATTTTTTGTCTTGTCCATTGCCATGgttatcactgtcaatcattGCATTTTCAGATTCAatgcagttcagttcaatttaattACAGTTGTCAGTCCATGAACATTGCTAgcagcatgaaaaataaaacttttatttaaattgtgtatGGCTTAATCACTCAGTGTCCAGCCCTATGTCAGATATTAGAATGGTATTGTTTGAATAAGTATTCATCAGTGAATTGTGTATTTCAGATATTTGGAGAGCTGTAACGTCTCAAACACAGTAAAACGGAAGTATCAGTTTTCCTCAAACACCACCTCCTCAAATTCAGACGAGGACAAGAACGCTTCGGATGCCAGTCTACAGCAGACCAAtggtaattttgttttcttgggTTTTTTAACAGTTCCAGAAGACAATGTTTTGATAGATACCAAAAAAAGATGCTTCTTTCAGTTcctgtttgcaattttttttatgtatttttagattcTCTAGGTATGGAAGGAACATCTTTAATGTCTATAAAAACCAATGAAAAGCCTCCGCCAGGTCCTGCCCCAGGTCGTGTTATTGGAGGACCTTTATCTCCTTTGGACCTAGCCAGCAAAGCAGACAGTGTGGTTTCTCAATGTTCCTACAGCAGCACAATTGTACATGTGGGAGACAAAAAAACACAGCCAGAATCAGGTACCGGATCACACacattatcacaaaaaaataggGCTGTTGATTTAATGCTTTAATTTGATGCGGTTAATTATAGAATAAATGCATGAATCCAATTTTTCTAATGAATTGAGTTAGCCAATGATTCAGTGTCCCATTGATGAGCACAGTCAgttgcttcatttctgaatgaatcagttgtttgaatgaattggttgaatgaatgactgaatgaaaccatcattaatacaattacaaacatACACCCACTTTAAATATAAGATTCATAATTAGAGGATCATTTCATGAGTATCAGGATCATTTCATGAGTATCAggatcatttcatatttcagaatacTAATTGTTATAAAAACCCATTAATGCCTATTGAAAACCCATCAGTCTCATAGCATCATTTATGCAGTTCTAATtgcaatgtaaatgcatttatgctgcCACTGAATAGTctgtataaaaacacaacaataaaacaatgttatGACCAAATTGTAGCCTTTTGTGTTATAAATGATgactcaaaatatttctttctaaggctactttttttgtaatgtctattcaatGTTTAATGTCTATTTCTCATTTAACACAGTGACAACTTTAAATTATCCTTTGACGTGTAATGTCTGAGCTCAAATTCATGTGcatttaatttgtgattaaataaCACCTTTTAATCGCTCCATAGCCCTACAAGCCTACTCTTGCTTGTCTGATATTTCTAAACTGTATCAcataaatataagacaaaaaccCATATGGGGCATTTTTTCCTTCATATCTTAAATTTGAGGGGCATATAACTGACTAAATCATGCAGTCAGTTGTTGTCCTGCCTCATGTTGTTCAACAACTGCATGCAGTGTAAGATGATGTACAgttctggggtctcatttatgaaactctccgtagatttcatcctaaaagtgtactttgcacaaaagctagattttgcgtacgcacaaaagttttcggatttataaaaccatgtgtacACCAGAACCTGcgtaaaaatccctttataaatctcagtcaggggaagatttgcgtgcgtgcatctccaccccgactcctccccgaaatcaccatatatggagcttacaacgcctagtttactatgcataacctcatctgcatataatttctatgcatattcccatccacgtgacaccatatttaacactgtTATAGGTACAAAACgtcaaggaaatatgagatacgatataaatgccatttttattgctACAAATCATCCACTAttcttatgttttagcataaatatatcaaaatccatataaacaaaactgttcaaaatagttctcagataaatattttagaatagagttgatctcattcttttccactggccaaatagtatttcaattgtttgaaTCAgttgaaatcaaatttaatttatgcagttttgctgataaggtgaacatcttttagctatttttagtctatatttattgcagtgtaacaGAGTTGTTTGACTCGGTGCttcactgacaaagtagcctatttaaaaaaaaaagaaaacatgcaaattaccattttcttcaagttgtaacCTCCAAATaaagtggtatttttcataatgttgtggagatgccttcacacggcATCAACATCTccgtgcagctgtggttgtacagtaagatattatcactggacctattcaaaccagacAATATAGACCACTAAaacgaatccagcagtgtccaccaaAATAtcgaagtgcgcatcattgatcattgttctcactaaaatattttctcataacatgagatatgcagtttagtttgaagattaattattgtgcacctatagcactcctcactGTCCTTAAAACagcataccacaggaaaagtgatcaagcgcaCCCACTGAACATGCCTAAATTCGtataatttttaacttctgcgtaatgactttaGTATTTGAGagtgaaatatttaatgtaaatgtgtatatcgaaatgaaaacagattttaaaattgtagttttcttcattacttttcttactccaggaaaaagagtttgtacgcatggtctagaatgtccgtacgtTGCTtacatatttacgccaagtttattttttataaatcccgatatgtgcaTGGAAAGTTGCGTATGcactatgcccattttgtgcgtacgcaacgtttATGAATTGAGACCCCTGGTCTGGGTGCAatatatgcattattaatttagcattttattttattattattatttttattaatcgcACTCAGTTAACATTTTAAACCGACAGCCCTAGTTTCAGTAGATATCTGCAATGTAGGGAACCTCTATTGTTCTTTCCACAGTACTGATGGGCATCACAACCATCAGGTGTTGATTCAAGAGGAAGGTTAAATTAAAATTGTGATTCCTATGTCGTTTAACTGTTACTTGCAGAAATCATTGAGGATGCTGCAGAAAGCCCAGTCCCTTCTGTACCTGTTAGTGTGATTTCCCCACCCACAGTGGAGCAGGAAGCCTATAAGAAGTTGGGACTCACAAAACAAGTGCTGGCAGCGCACACACAGAAAGAAGAGCAAGCATTTCTCAGTCGGTGTAGGGAACTTCGGAGTGGTCAAGCCCGTCAGAAGGATTGCCCACTTAGCACACAAAGAAACCAAGGAAAGGCTGCCGAGGGTATGTAACTTAAACATTAGAAACACATAGAGTTGATGCATGCCATCAACGTGAGTGATAAAACAAATCTGGATCCACATTGTAGATACTTACTGCTTACTTTGCAAGGCTTATTATATAAGgggcaatatatttatatacagtgccctccataagtattggaacagtaaagacaaaattgctttctcttctgtggagtcaagacatttgcaaatatgattaaaagatgaatatgcaacaaaacttcagaatgtcacattttattattaggtcttttgacacatacatgttttaccaaataaaaaggacagcacttttagagttcatcccactatttgatgtgagaagaagtattggaacagttgaatttaaggcagatgttaaagattaaaagctaaaatttagttgcagatcccttgcatgcaatcagaccagactcttggtcttatgctttgaaatgcttttctccagcctttaatgcagccaattccaactgttgttttgttttggggagtttctgtctttagtctcttcttcagctggtgaaattagtgttcaattggatttaaatctggagattgatttgggcaacctaagactttacatttctttgccctgataaagtccttgactgaactggcagggtgttttgggtcattgtcctgatccaatatgaagtgctttctgatgagtttggtggcattttcttgaatattggtagccaagatgattttctacccttccaaattcattctgctactgctatcatacattaagtcatcattaaaattaagagatCCTGTTCTAGAGATAgtcatgcatgcccatgccatgacaccacctccaccaagctttacagatgaggttaggatcatttgcagttccctttttctccacacttttgctttccaatcacttagataaaggttaatctttgtctcattggTCCATCAACTCCAacttccaaaactctactggctcacatttgtgaagaatcttgcctttctatttttggtgctgatcagaggtttgcatcttgctttgtagcttctgtaattctgtgtcaaattctcctgcgcactgtagattgacagagcatcaccccagctttctggaggttgttggtgattttacagacatgtattttagggttaattttcacagcttttatgatttgtctgttgtttttctcagccgat is a genomic window of Cyprinus carpio isolate SPL01 chromosome B15, ASM1834038v1, whole genome shotgun sequence containing:
- the LOC109067915 gene encoding period circadian protein homolog 2-like isoform X3: MSRETEPKPYLYKGESESPCGSMSHLHRMGVASEGSDSSRDPLSSPRPQAQMHEEVEMGGSGSSGSGTESHSNESHSNESHGNESVGSSSGNGKDSAIMASSGSNKSSNSQSFSPPSSNNAFSLVSSELDNPSTSGCSSEQSAKAKTQKELFKTLKELKYHLPPDKRSKGRASTLHTLRYALRCVKEVKANEEYYQMLMINDSQPSGLDVSSYTIEEINSITSEYTLKNADIFAAAVSLITGKIMYISEQAAGILNCRKDEFKDRKFVEFLTPRDVSVFYSFTTPYRLPSWSMCTGTESSTEFMQEKSFFCRISGGKEKEGDLQYYPFRLTPYLMKVQESELSEEHFCCLILAERVHSGYEAPRIPPDKRIFTTTHTPNCVFQDVDERAVPLLGFLPQDLIGTSLLLHLHPSDRPIMLAVHRKILQYVGQPFDHSSIRFCVRNGEYITLDTSWCSFVNPWSRKVSFVIGRHKVCMGPINEDVFSAPAFTEEKIMDSDIQEITEQIERLLLQPVHSMGSSGYGSHGSSGSHEHPLSIASSSDSNGNGNTANSGSKINGNTRREEGKSKPRTFQEICKGVHMMKAQEQQGSSSKAEQKKSLDRFRSPVVKQKGPASMEELENHTMCSYQQISCLDSVFRYLESCNVSNTVKRKYQFSSNTTSSNSDEDKNASDASLQQTNDSLGMEGTSLMSIKTNEKPPPGPAPGRVIGGPLSPLDLASKADSVVSQCSYSSTIVHVGDKKTQPESEIIEDAAESPVPSVPVSVISPPTVEQEAYKKLGLTKQVLAAHTQKEEQAFLSRCRELRSGQARQKDCPLSTQRNQGKAAEGACRSKAGAGVPVTQATTKKIWRTKKSKKARTKHPDSSDNAASQHRPLPPLHGLNQTSWSPSETSQSGLSVPFTNVVPGYPLYPVVPSVAPPQAPTGVAESKNTQATPSTATYPTPLATPVVAFFLPGFVLPQIGTAPRSPFCADAQQAYSALFQTQQAYNTQQPLQPSLHRPTSISAATSLQHHTAPSKPSRLQYSPLLSDPYLLHFPAANIYTPDTFSVWNGI